A window of the Diabrotica undecimpunctata isolate CICGRU chromosome 1, icDiaUnde3, whole genome shotgun sequence genome harbors these coding sequences:
- the LOC140439438 gene encoding uncharacterized protein, with protein sequence MEGRDLALLQEPWLHGGKISGLKPQQGKLLYDAKGETPRACIVYGNEVNCTLIPDLCSGDFVTGISTASTEEGSKRWLVCSAYFAGEKVFRPGIVEDVITYSRRENLHLILGCDANAHHLAWGSTNINSRGESLLQFILSMGLEIANIGNKPTFVTATRKEVLDVTLCSEKTYDTIKNWHVSEEPSCSDHRHIRFDLITSTRIVARFRNPRETDWEGYRGSLEKSLEGGIGTIKDTDDLELTVETVRGAVLAAYQENCPEREKKGKKNTPWWNEHLQKLRADVRRLFNKAKFNQDWAIYREKLTQYNKEIRKAKRDSWRKFCEEVEQAPACSRIHKVLAKDGIVNQVGLLKKEDETLATEGTGCDHPASNKDLQS encoded by the exons ATGGAAGGCCGGGACTTGGCCCTACTGCAGGAACCATGGCTCCACGGAGGGAAGATTTCAGGCTTGAAGCCGCAACAAGGTAAGTTACTATACGATGCGAAAGGAGAGACACCTCGAGCATGCATTGTATATGGTAACGAAGTAAACTGTACACTGATTCCGGATCTTTGCTCCGGAGACTTTGTTACAGGTATTTCAACCGCTTCCACCGAGGAAGGTAGTAAAAGATGGTTGGTCTGTTCTGCCTACTTCGCTGGAGAGAAAGTCTTCCGCCCAGGCATAGTAGAGGACGTTATAACCTACAGCCGAAGGGAGAACCTTCATCTAATACTGGGATGTGATGCCAATGCCCACCATCTGGCATGGGGGAGTACGAACATCAACAGTCGAGGTGAGTCTTTACTACAGTTCATCTTAAGCATGGGTTTAGAAATAGCCAATATAGGAAATAAACCTACCTTCGTTACGGCCACGCGCAAAGAAGTCTTAGATGTAACACTTTGCAGTGAAAAAACGTACGATACTATAAAGAATTGGCATGTGTCAGAGGAACCTTCATGTTCCGACCATAGGCACATTCGATTTGATTTAATTACTTCGACTCGAATAGTGGCAAGGTTCAGGAACCCGAGAGAGACGGATTGGGAAGGCTATAGAGGCTCACTCGAGAAGTCTCTTGAGGGAGGAATCGGCACCATAAAAGATACGGACGATCTCGAACTGACAGTCGAAACGGTGAGGGGAGCTGTTCTGGCCGCTTACCAGGAGAATTGtccagagagagaaaagaaaggaaagaaaaacacACCCTGGTGGAATGAACACTTACAAAAGCTTAGGGCAGATGTAAGAAGGCTATTCAATAAAGCCAAATTCAACCAGGACTGGGCCATTTATAGAGAAAAACTGACGCAATATAATAAGGAGATCCGAAAAGCCAAAAGAGACTCGTGGCGAAAGTTCTGCGAGGAAGTCGAACAGGCTCCCGCATGTTCCAGAATCCACAAGGTCCTGGCTAAGGATGGTATTGTGAATCAGGTCGGCCTCTTGAAGAAAGAGGACGAAAC CCTTGCTACAGAAGGGACAGGATGTGATCATCCCGCATCTAACAAAGATCTTCAAAGCTAG